From Camelina sativa cultivar DH55 chromosome 7, Cs, whole genome shotgun sequence, one genomic window encodes:
- the LOC104701652 gene encoding probable galacturonosyltransferase-like 9 translates to MRLRFPMKSAVLAFVVFLLFIPQFSVGIRMIPGRISAVSAAVGNGFDFGPFVEAPEYRNGKECASQSSNRENFVSSCDASLVHVAMTLDSEYLRGSIAAVHSMLRHASCPESIFFHLIAAEFDPASPRVLSQLVRSTFPSLNFKVYIFREDTVINLISSSIRQALENPLNYARNYLGDILDRCVDRVIYLDSDIIVVDDITKLWNTTLTGSRVIGAPEYCHANFTKYFTSGFWSDPALPGFFSGRKPCYFNTGVMVMDLVRWREGNYREKLETWMQIQKKKRIYDLGSLPPFLLVFAGNVEAIDHRWNQHGLGGDNVRGSCRSLHKGPVSLLHWSGKGKPWVRLDEKRPCPLDHLWEPYDLYEHKIERAKDQALLGFSSLSELTEDSSFL, encoded by the coding sequence ATGCGGTTGCGTTTTCCGATGAAATCCGCGGTTTTAGCGTTTGTCGTGTTCTTGTTGTTCATTCCACAGTTCTCCGTCGGGATACGGATGATTCCGGGGAGAATCTCCGCCGTGTCAGCCGCCGTGGGGaatggatttgattttggtcCGTTCGTAGAAGCTCCCGAGTACAGAAACGGCAAGGAGTGCGCGTCTCAATCGTCTAACAGAGAAAACTTCGTGTCGTCTTGCGACGCTTCGTTAGTTCACGTAGCTATGACGCTCGACTCAGAGTACTTACGTGGCTCAATCGCAGCCGTTCATTCAATGCTCCGCCACGCGTCGTGTCCAGAGAGCATATTCTTCCATCTCATCGCTGCCGAGTTTGACCCGGCGAGTCCACGCGTTTTGAGTCAACTCGTCCGATCTACGTTTCCCTCGCTAAACTTCAAAGTCTACATTTTTCGGGAAGACACGGTGATCAACCTCATTTCTTCTTCGATCCGACAAGCCCTTGAGAACCCGTTGAACTACGCTCGGAACTACCTCGGAGATATACTCGATCGATGCGTAGACCGAGTCATTTACCTCGACTCGGACATCATCGTCGTCGACGATATTACCAAGCTTTGGAACACGACTTTAACTGGGTCACGTGTCATCGGGGCTCCGGAGTATTGTCACGCTAACTTCACAAAGTACTTCACTTCAGGGTTCTGGTCGGACCCGGCTTTACCGGGGTTCTTCTCGGGTCGAAAGCCTTGTTATTTCAACACGGGTGTGATGGTGATGGATCTAGTTAGATGGAGAGAAGGTAACTACAGAGAAAAGCTTGAAACTTGGATGCaaatacagaagaagaagagaatctacGATTTGGGTTCGTTGCCTCCGTTTCTACTAGTCTTTGCAGGGAACGTTGAAGCAATTGATCATAGGTGGAACCAACATGGTTTAGGAGGAGACAATGTTAGAGGAAGCTGTAGGTCTTTGCATAAAGGTCCAGTGAGTTTGTTGCATTGGAGTGGTAAAGGTAAGCCATGGGTGAGGCTTGATGAGAAGAGACCTTGTCCGTTGGATCATCTATGGGAACCGTATGATTTATATGAGCATAAGATTGAGAGAGCTAAAGATCAGGCTTTGCTTGGGTTCTCTTCTTTGTCGGAGTTAACAGAAGATTCAAGCTTCTTGTGA